One genomic region from Colletes latitarsis isolate SP2378_abdomen chromosome 10, iyColLati1, whole genome shotgun sequence encodes:
- the Snrpg gene encoding small nuclear ribonucleoprotein G, with the protein MSKAHPPELKKYMDKRLSLKLNGGRHVVGILRGFDPFMNMVIDESIEECKDGTKNNIGMVVIRGNSVIMLEALDRI; encoded by the exons ATGAGTAAGGCACACCCTCCGGAACTTAAAAA GTACATGGACAAGAGATTATCAT tGAAACTAAATGGTGGAAGGCATGTTGTGGGTATTTTACGTGGTTTTGATCCATTTATGAACATGGTTATAGACGAAAGTATCGAAGAATGTAAAGATGGTACTAAAAATAACATTGGAATGGTG GTAATACGAGGAAACAGTGTTATAATGTTGGAGGCCTTGGATCGAATATGA